The Carassius auratus strain Wakin unplaced genomic scaffold, ASM336829v1 scaf_tig00002951, whole genome shotgun sequence DNA window TGCATGGGTGCTCTGTTTCTGTTTTCAACTATAATCAATACTACACCAAATATGGTTTTGTTTCCATAGAGATAACATCTATAGCAATTGGACATAATCCTGAAAAGTAAGGCCATCAGATGAAAGCTTGTCAgaatgaatttaaaaaacaacTCCCGAGTTTATCGCAGCTCACCCTGTATTTACAGGATGTAATCTCTTTATTCTTACATATGTATAAAGTTTATCAAAGGGCTATCCTGCTTAGGATGAGTAGTTCTGCCGAATAAATCAGACATGCACAAAAGTGTGTGCGTATGTAGACCCTTACTGAAGAAAAATGGGAATAAACTGCAAAATCATGTgatatattacataatacatttccATATTTGGGAAACTAGTgctcatatttttcattttactgcAACATATGCATTGACCATGTATGGCTATACatcaaaacatataaaaatatttagaaatgacAACAAAAAATAGCACTGCATATTCATAAAGTTTTATCCCTTTATTGTGCACACATATTGCACATACAGGATGTTCCTATATAATTGTGACTgtatgtacacacatatatatacacattcacaGAATAAATTACAGCagatttctagttcccagcatgctgtGCTTCTGACTGTTAAAGGAGAATAAAAGTGTTATTCCATGTGTTTTGCTCAATATTAATATAGGTGGAGTTAGTTGGTGTTTAATGATCTACTACATTGGAATTTAAAAGGGGTTTGGGGTTACCCAAAGTAGAGCCTGTGGTAAGCTTGACAACTGGCCAAACACCAATAAAACTAAGGGGAGACCCGATATGCTTTAAGTAAGTACCTGTCATGGCTATAGTCAGACTTGAGTCTGGAGTGAGAGTGTGAATTGCCTCATGATGAGAGCCGTTACACTTACACAATGGATTGTTGTTCTAATTAGACAATGATGCATTCACCTTATTCACTCTCATAGAACTgaagttttaaataatgattaactAACCTAGCCCCTAaccctgacacaaacacacatacaagcaAATCACAACTGAAATTCTCTCTgtaacacttttctttttgtcttttttgttagTTTTGGCAGTGTTGAAGATACAGAGATTATCATATtacattgtattaaattgtattgtGATTGTATTTCTTTatgaattgtgttttaaaatataattgtatatataaattgaattgtataatattttgtaatattatagaatatttatttcttttatagtATTCATTcaataatattcaatatttataaattaggCAAATAGAATATTTTCaagtgttaattaaaaaaaagttttcaaacacTTAAATATGCAGAATATCTAAGCcacaaaataaagtttaaagtttttttttttatgttaagaaGAAGGTGGTTCATTTCAAATTCTAATTACAACAGAGAGTCCTGGTGACTTGAAACATCTGATACTCACTGTTATTGTATAAGAAATCATTCACAAATTCTATCAGATTCATCAAGAGTTTAGAGTTCAGGGAAGGTTAATCTAGAGTACCCTTATCTTTaatgaaaaaagagaaaactagaagaaaaaaaaaacagtggctGCCGGGATATCCATCTCTGTAAAAACAGCTGGGTGTGTGTCCCTTGTAGAATATGCTTTGGCAGCAGAAGTCAACTTGCATTACAAAGTAGACCTCTTTGTCACACCATTGTCTAGCCTGGTCCGGCTAATAATTAACACAAACATGAGAGAATAGCCTGGGACCAACAAATGTTGAAGTTAATGAGCAACCAGCCCCACCTTCCATTCACATGCTCTGTTACTAGGCCGCTCACTGACTCATTAGCATAGTTCTGCAAGTATCAATACTTTCAGACAATTTCAGGCCTCCCAGCTGGCCGAGGTTTAAGAGCCATCCAGCGTATCACAAATGTAATCAGATAAGAAGGACGTGGGGAGGACAAGGAGAATGTTGCTGTTGATTTGTTGCCAGCATGCATGATGGGAATGTGGTTCTCAAACAGAGGATTACCTTTGACTTTGCATTACCTTAAAGCAAGGGTCTTTTAATtaacgacccccccccccccccaaaaaaaataagattttttattgtaatgataaaactaattatatttgtacacatatataatgtgtgaaaaaaaaaatgggtaatacattttcaaatgatatatatatatatatatatatatatatatatatatatatatatatatatatatatatatatatatatatatatatatatatatatatatatatatatacacacatttgtttgagttctttttaaaattaattcatttttatttatttatttatttatttagaatgtgattaaatatatctatctctatctatctatcaatctatctatctatctatctatctctctctctctctctctctctctctctctctatatatatatatatatatatatatatatatatgtctatcaTTCATTATCTTTATAACTTTTTCGTATAAAAGCACTTACACCAGAGAAGTATTGTTCCGTTCTTGTGTAAAAAAAGTCTTGAAGGTTTATAAACATGTTTTGATGCGTTTTATGATCGGTGTGTCATAAATTACTGTGCTCTATTGCTTTCAGGATTTACATTAACTGGAACAATCACAACAATGTCACGTTAAAGCTTGagtagtaaaattaaaaaattctgaATATGCTTTAAAAGTGTATATTCTGGTTCAATGCCATTCTGAGGTTCTCCCCAACATTTTGGAATGTGATACAGTAATGTTAATGCAGCCTCTTGCACAAACATTCACTTGTAATTGTATGTGTGTTGCCCGACACTGATAATATGAGTGAACTTTGGACACACCTGCATCCATTAGGGTCAAACAACTAGACAGAATAATGCAGTACAGACATCAATACCGGCTGCGATATCATGCCATCAACATACATACTGGAAGTGTAGGTCTTTTCATTGGAGGGAAACTATTAAGTACCCAAGACAACATATTTTCATGGATTCTTGCATTGATGAGAGTGATGTGAAATGGCTGACGTCATAGGTGTTCTTCCGGACATGACATTCTTTTGTAGCTTCCatttttgctgtttatttgtgCCTTTGGACTATTAATTCTGAAAAATCGACTTTCCGTAGGCAAAAGCAGTTCTTTTGAGGGGATGGTTGGAAGTGGATCTGCAGGGCAACGGAAAAGCTTCAGATAATAGGCTTTAATGGGGCATTCACATTCAGCAGGCCATAACAAAGACCAGGCAGTGGGATTTGAGAGAGGGGTCGATTGTTGCTCCAGTGTGCTTTAATTTCTAGCCTTGGAGACACAAGCAGAGGACGATGGTGGGGGAAAATCTGGCATTGTTCAGGGGAGTGTCAGCAGTTTTTTGGGAGGCCATGAGAACCACGTTTGAAAAAGTAAGAGATAAACAGACAGAGGGAAAGAGTAGGATGGACAGTGAGTAACAGAAGGAATCAAAGAAAAGACAGGAGACTGCAAGCTTTTCAGTATGAAGAATCACTTTAATTCATCGAAGTTGCAGAAAGCCAGCCACTCTGCCCAGCGTGCAACAGTGCAGTTGTGCATAAAGAGCTGTAAGGTCACAGCATGCACTGAGCAGCACACTTCTTCCTGGCCAACAGTGTGTCTGGCactatttctataataaatatttggcCAGTTTAGAATGATTCTAGAGCATGCTAAATATTCtttctacttttaaaatgtattatctaATATAGATGGGTTTGGGGGGGTTTAGTTTTGAAAAGGTTTTCATACTATGTTACGGATTGATTTAAGTGAAATGTGTCTTTTATGaatgtatgtattaattaattataaatatatacatacatacatacatacatacatacatacatacatacatacatatatatatatatatatatatatatatatatatatatatatatatatatatatatatatatatatatatataattatcattatcattattattattattattattgatgtgtaGCCTTTGATCAGCATAACGCCTTTGATCATGTCTATCAGTTAGACATTTGCGCGTGAAATGAATGTGCACTGGATGTGTGTAATGAAAGGTGTCAGAGAGCTTCTCCATGTACTTGACCGCAGGGATTGTTATGCCACAGACCGTTGATGAATGAGAGAAACGGGATCATTTCAAACAAAGTGTTTCCCTCAGATTCGTGTCGTTTCTTTTTAAGCCTCACTCTCTCCGCTTCGGCTTTAGTTCATTGTAACACCTGCACAGTCGCGGAAACTTGGCCATGATCAATTATCTTAAAGTTTTCACTGCCTGCTGTAGTAAATGCGATGACGTCAGGAAACAAAACTGATAACTTTGTTATAATAATGTGTTATTTTGAATAAACGTCTGACGTCTTGCAAATAAGTTGGTCATTCTTCTCTAAAACGCGATATCTCTAAAAGACCTTTCTAGCATCACCCACTAATAAATCAATTATCTATCATAAAATAAGTAGCCAGTATTGATGGGGTTTGTTTTTGTGGGTGGGGGATTTAACCCCCGCACCCCCTCTCTTTCCCTCTGGTTTTAGTCCATTGTTGTGAACCTTCCCCTCAAGAGTGCTGTTGTCTCCCACTCCCAGGGAGACGCTTGCTCTGCCCCAGAGTGTAAGCAGTGAGTATCCAGATAGAGACTCTTCAGTTTTAAACTCACCTAAACTGTGTGGAGCAAACCATTCTACAGGAActcaagcgagagagagagagagatataaacCCCAATCCGCTGTCATTACGGGCAATTCACATTATTCATGTGAAAAAAAGACAGAGGGACGCTGTGTTTGGTATTGGATGCTTTCCTTAACACAGTCTaagacatgtttttttaaatatattgagaAGAAAAGGAGACACGTTCTAAATCCTCCGTGTTGTTAATTTCTGTGGATAGCTATATAGCGGGTTTTGGACTCGGGAGCGCTCACGAGCACAGCGCGAGACACGGAGAAGCTTATCAAAGAAAAGCAGCACTGGACTTTGAATCTGAAGATTAGTAGTCTTCGCATGTGCAATCAGcctattggtttttatttttgatggatTTACCAGTGTAACTCAGACTTTCCCAAAAGTTGCTTATTGGATTTCCAAGGATAAATAATTCTGGCACGGTGAGGGGAAAAATGGACACATGAGTGTCTCGAGGGCCACCAAGATCCGAGGGCACTAAGAATTCCGAACCTATTTGGACCAGGCAAAGGGCACACGAAAATAGGTAAAATTATTGTATGCATATGGTTAAACTGGGATCAGATTACTTGtatgaatataattttattgGTATTTATTAAATAACCTGTTGTTTCAGATAAATTCAActgaaaaatatgtgttttaggGACTTGCAGTGATTAGATTGTAAATCAAATACTGTTTAATTTGAACTTGTGCTTTATTTCTGTACATTTGACgaatttaatatgaaaacaacaatATATTGTATTCGTGAAATACATATTCTTGTTGATTAATCTAGTTCATATCTAATTTCAGTTGATTTATATAGCCTATTTATCTCTAATTCGGTTTAGGTTTACTTACTTGGGCTCAGAATGACTTTCATTAAAGTGGTTTCACACttgtatatagatttatttagcTTAACCAAACTCTCATTTCACGTTTGGTCTTATTTACCCCATCTCATATTCTGAgcgaaataattattttaaaacacatttggaGTGAGTAAATAAGTTATGTGTACACGAATTgtgtttaaatatcttaaatgtttaaaagttctAAAGTAGGCTACTTAAATTGAATAGCTCGTATTTGGGCAATTGGATGTTGCAGTCATAGATGTACAGGATCCAATTCATGTGTTTATATAGAAACGACCCATTAAAAGCACGTTCTACATGTCCCATTCATAAACAACTGTCCTTAACTGTTGCGCATTCGTAACTTAGGGTTATTCATGTCCACGAGGGACATAGACATTGTCCAACAATGATATAGGTGCACAACAGGacattcattttcaaatgtgattttgTGGGCAGGGTTGGGATGTGCAATGTATTAtgcattaatgtaattttttcacCATAGCTTCTGTGAATTGCAAATCGGCTGTTTTTTTCTCTCAGGTTTGTGACTGCACTGAGGTTGCCAATGCCTGGAGTCAGCATTTGAAGCTGACCAGCTGTCTCACACAATTACAAACATTACACCAGCAAGATGTTGAGCATCTTTAAGGTTTTCATTACCATCTGCTTGACGGAACTAGTGTTTTCAAGAAGCATAACATCTGGGGAAGTCCAGGCAAAAGGTAtggattaaaataaacaatttcattttaaatcacTCAGATCCAAATCCATAATGCATCTAATCTGACACTCTCTAATGAATGGTTTGAATATATGATGAATATTCAATATATGATAAATGGAGCTGAGATATAAAAAAGTCCAGGGGAAGTTGAAGGGGATGTAATCGTTTAGAGAGTAAAACAATCCCAGTATTTCCTTGAGCCATAAACAGTGCTACCTGATCCTGCCAAAGCCCCGAGGCTCGGAAGTGTAAATCTGTCTGGCCCAGTGCCGTTAACAGGGGATTGTGGGATGCTAGGAGGGTTGGGAAAGATGAGTCtcctatttaattttacaaacacTGTGTTATACTTTATACCTGCCAGGAAGATTTTGTACCTGTCGTGTCCAATTATCTCCAAGAGTTAATAAGGTTTtcatagtgtttgtgtgtgtgaaaagccTCATGGAAACAAATCAGAGGATTGTTTTAAATCATGGTATTAGCCATAAGCTTTATGTGGCATTTTATGTTGTGCTGTTGATATGCTTAGCCTGAGTGCACCACTCTGAGTTCAAGAGAATGAAGGGAACAGATGTAGACCCTTCTGAAGACTGGggtaaaatgtttgttaaaagcATCTCTTTCTGAACAATTGTGAGCTACATTCAGTGCTAGGAAGGTGCTAAAGGTTGAAAAACCCTGTGGTGCAGCCCAACAATGTCCCACTAAGTTCCTGCCAGGAGAAATTAAAGTTATTTGAAAACTGTAAGACTTTAATGGGCAGAGCCACCCTGACAAGTGAGAAATTCAGAGCTTAAAGAACAAGAAGAGGCAGAAATTAACTTGTTTAGGGTGAAGTACAAATATGAGCATTTTATGTAGTAATAATTTGATTTATCTGCAGCTAAGTAATATAATCCCTTATTTTCAATTCAGAAATAGCACTGGTCATTGTGGATTGTAGAGGTTATAATAAACTCTATAGcttaaatatagatatatagacctttataaaatttcacattttctAAAAGGAAAAGTGATTTTCAAATAGCTCATTTGTAGTGTATGACCCTTCAGGATTGCAACTCACCTTCTTATGACACCATTGACTCTAAAACTAGAAAAATGGATACTGCATGAGCCTCACAGACTAGTATAGTTTTGGTTtatacatgtgtttgtgtgttttgtttagcATGTCTTTTGTTTTCCTGCTGACCATTCACACCCTCTTTAGGGTCAGATACCAGCCAGGCCCTAGTTGTATTCAGTGAAGTTCATTAGTGTATTGGTGGAACAATGTTATGCTTCAGTGATGGAGGTGACATTGCTTGGTTAGGGGGCGTTGTTCACTCATATGTTCAAAATCACATTCACCTCCGGGCCACAAGGAACACTGCTGTGAAGTCAAAGTTAGGTCATTCTCCGCTGAGAATTGTGCTTTTGTTTGTGGCTTTGTTTGCCTGATTTGCTCCAaaacagtggtgatctctgtgagAAAGGCTGTGGTTAGCAATTAGTGAGAAGTTATGTTAATTAGATGTGTTTATTAAATATGGATTATACTGCAGTCTAATTACTGTAGTAGTTGTTCaaaacctccttttatctttCCGCCAGATATCCGAGTTTCTCGACCAATGCTTATTCCTGGATTTCCTGAGAATGCTACTGTGTTGGTTGGAGGACATGTGAAGCTGGTGTGTAAACTTAGCTTTAACAAAAACCTAGCTTCAACACGTCTCCAGTGGTTCAAGAAAGACAGCAATCACCTGGGGCCTGATGGATCACCACTTCTTACAGCGCTTACGGTGAGAAAGTGATTTAAAGACCCTTTATTatgcatattttctgttttcaggaAAGAGGgagtaatgtttacatttattatccCCACAGCCTCTTCTTGAGAACCTCTCCAAAATCAACATTCTTCCTTTAGTGAATGTCTCAGTTGAAGATGCTGGGGAGTATGTATGCAAAGTGGAAGACTCAGTTGGTCAAACTACTCGCTCTGCCTGGGTGAAAGTCTTATCAGGTAAGCCATATCATCCAATATCATCTGACCTTCTCTTCATCAGGGCAGATCTTCCATCATTCTCTGACAGGTCAGCCGTTGGCATTATACTGCCATGAAAACCAGTTTATTAGTATTTAGGAGGACAATACTAACCACTATAGTGGAAAAGTCAGTAAAAGGAGTAAACTTAAGTTTAGTGTGATAATGTTGCCATTACTAactttatttgtcatgttttgtcCTAGAAGTTTCTGAAAAACCAACTGAGGAGACATCAGAGCATCTACTCCTAGAGCTTGGAGATGTACTAAAACTCCGTTGTGATACAAATCATCCTGGTACTGTCCAGTGGTTCAAGGGTGGTGTACGTGTGCAACACAATACTCGTATCCAGATAAGGGCAGCAGTCATGGAGATTGCTGATGTCacctatgaagattcgggagtgtatgtgtgtatactgcGTGGTACTAAAGAAGCTCTACGCAATTTCACTATCACAGTGGCAGGTACGTTCTGTGCACATGTTGACCTTTCAgcagatttgtattttttcattaataactCTTCTTTTGAATGGTTTTATAATAAGATGAACACTTACTGCTTCTTTGCAGATGCTGCAGGATCAGGAGATGACGATGAGGACAATGGCCTTGAAGATGCTGGTCCTGAGACCGAAAATGACCAGGTCTACATCTCCAGAGGTTAGTGTTCATTGTAACTACAAATTCAGTTACGTTCAGCTCCATTTTAGTTTTATAGTGATAGCTTGAAATGAACCGTTGTTTTTTATGATACGTTTTAGCACCATATTGGACTCACACTCAAAGAATGGAGAAGAAGCTCTATGCAGTCCCAGCTGGAAACACTGTCAAATTCCGCTGCCCTGCCACAGGGAGCCCTCTACCCACCATTCGCTGGCTAAAGAATGGCAGAGAATTCAGAGGAGAGCACCGTATCGGAGGCATAAAGGTGAGTGATTGTTACTTTTGTCTATTGGAGACTTAGCAATTAATTGAACTTTTTAAAATCTCACAGTAAATATCAGTATCACCTCATTTTCACATGTTACCACTTTGTCTTTGTAGCTACGACATCAGCACTGGAGCCTGGTCATGGAAAGTGTGGTTCCCTCAGACCGTGGGAACTACAGTTGTGTGCTGGAGAACAAGTATGGGTCCATCACTCACACCTACCTCTTGGACGTACTGGGTAAGAGGGCTTCTGCTTGCCTGCTCTAGACAGCCGCCTGGCTCCACGAGGAGCCATCGCAGGCTTGTCATGCTTAGCAAATGTCAGAGGCACTTAACATCAAATCAGTGAGATCCTGTACCAGCAGCTTATTGGCGTCACATAGCAAGACAGGCACCAAATGCACCTCAGAGAGAGCCACAGGCTACACTGCTACACCACAGGCAAGAGAGTTCACTCTAGTCTGTACATGTCTATACAGATATTTAAGATCTGCACTGGAAGAGGGCAATAAATATCATTACAGCAGGAGAATATAAGGTGGGGGCTGGCATCGGTTTGTATGGTACATGCCTGAAGGCGCTGTGGTTTGAGGCGTCCAGACCAATTTTCTACCTGACCTGTTTGTTAAGAGTCCGGTGTGGGGTCAACTGGTGTGTCCTAGCAGATAGGAGGAAAGAACAGAGAATAAAGAGCCCATTGACTTCAAAGCAACCCAACACATGGGCCTGGCTCTAAAAATCCCTTAATGGAACTAATTAGTGAGCACTGATCAGCTTTGGAAGTCCCGCTTGTCTATCCCTGTGCCGTATCTTTCTTCAAATGCTCTTGAATGTCAACTTTTATAGGCAACATTATTTTGTAGGATGTTTTTGATAAcacttttgttaaatattttaagatatagTGTAGAAAAGTACTAAGCCTTCCAATTTCTTTTTTCAGAACGCTCCCCACACAGGCCCATCCTTCAAGCTGGTTTACCCAAAAACACTACAGCTGTAGTGGGTGGAGATGCCCAGTTCCTGTGTAAAGTCTACAGTGATGCCCAGCCTCACATCCAGTGGCTAAAACACATAGAGATGAATGGCAGCCGCTATGGCCCTGATGGCATTCCTTACGTGAAGATTGTGAAGGTACTTAAAAAATCAGCCATTATACTTTTCTAGAGGTAAAACAGATCATAGTGGAGTGATCAAGCATTAAAATGTTGATTGTTTCTTCCAACATCTCAGACTGGAAGCTTGAACATGTCTGAAGTTGAAGTCTTATATCTTACAAATATCACAATGGAGGATGCAGGAGAATACACCTGCTTGGCAGGAAATTCTATTGGTTTCTCTCATCAGTCTGCTTGGCTTACAGTGTTATCAGGTAGGTTTGTATAGACACTTTGATCACACAAATCCTAAAAATTACTTGAGACTCAGAGGTGCAAGTAATGAAATCTTGTCATTTCCACAGAGGAGGATGTGACCAAGGAGATGGACCTTATGGAGGCCAAGTACACTGACATCATCATCTATGCTTCTGGTTTCCTTGCACTGGTGATGGCCATTGTCATAGTGGTCCTCTGCCGAATGCAGGTTCATCCCAGTCAGGAGCCTTTTGATACTCTCCCAGTGCAGAAACTCTCCAAATTTCCTCTACGCAGACAGGTAAGATGACACTTCTGAACAAACCTAATGATAATTCCCCAAGAAGGTGGAATTCAACAGAGCGTTCTGGATTCTAATCCTGTATGTTTTGGACCCTATCATAGTATTCAGTGGAGTCCAATTCTTCCGGAAAATCAAGTGCGTCACTGATGAGGGTGGCTCGTCTTTCCTCCAGTTGTTCCCCAATGCTGGCTGGAGTTATGGAGTTTGAACTGCCTTATGACCCTGACTGGGAGTTTCCAAGAGAGAAGTATGCAGTACCAGCAATCATAGCTGTAAAAACGTTTCCTTTTATATGATGCtgaactgaatatttatttatatgattttgtGCCAGTTTGACATTAGGCAAACCACTTGGAGAGGGCTGCTTTGGTCAAGTGGTGAGAGCAGAAGCTTATGGGATAAACAAAGAGAGTCAAGATCAAGTGGCAACTGTAGCTGTTAAAATGCTAAAAGGTATGTTTGTACTTACATTCATTGTATTAAAGTGTGGAGCATTTTTGAATTGCAGTCTAAGAAGGAATTCTTGGTAATTTTCAGACGATGCAACTGATAAAGACCTGGCAGACCTCATCTCTGAGATGGAGCTAATGAAGGTGATGGAGAAGCACAAGAACATCATAAATCTTCTTGGTGTTTGCACACAGGATGGTAAGTTGAACACTGTGGCATCTCATGGTTGTATGAATTTCATTCGGCCATTTGActtcaattaaatttttaaaatttgtatttctgGTTCAGGTCCACTGTATGTGCTGGTTGAATACGCATCTAAGGGTAGCCTACGGGAATATCTCAGAGCACGTCGACCTCCTGGCATGGACTACACCTTTGATGTGACCAAGGTTCCTGAAGAACAGCTCACCTTTAAAGACCTAGTTTCCTGTGCCTACCAAGTCGCAAGGGGCATGGAGTACCTGGCCTCTAGAAGAGTATGTTGATCGCACGGCTCAATTAGCTTCATTTTGAAATAAGCCCCCCAAATCTTATCAACACATCCCTTTTTATCAACCCGTCTGACACGTGATGCCCGGCATTCCTTAGTGGAGTGATGGTGTGTCGTGTTTACCACTGCGTCCATCCTGTCTCTGTGGGCTTTGTCCCTTTTAGCACTGCCATAAATCTGTTAGCAAGCAGCCGCTCGGACCCGCCTGTGCACTGGATCGTATTACTAGCTTTTTGTGGCCTGCTAAGAATGCAGTCGTCTGAAACCCCTCCATTAAGGACCACAAACCAGGGACCATTTTCGTCCTCTTTTTCTATCCTCAAATACCGCtactatttcaaatgaaaacCAAAACTTAATGACATGCATTTAGATCAGAAACCAgttctgtgttgtttttctgtGAAGCCCAAATCTATTTAAAGTTAGGCTTGTTTAAAGTTTTGCAAATGTTGCTCACTATATGttgatttatacaacatttctCACATAGAAAGTAGTTTGTCATTGTGAGGTTTCATCTGGTTTCATCTGCAGGATCAAAACTCTAGCCTCACTGTAAacatgtttatctgcttaccagAAGCTGAAAAGAGTCGCCAAAACATTGTTTGGGCCATTTCAACTAAATagaattctttcttttcttttctcaccAGTGCATTCACAGAGATTTAGCAGCAAGGAATGTTCTTGTGACAGAGGACAATGTGATGAAAATCGCAGATTTTGGTTTGGCAAGAGGAGTGCATCAGATTGATTACTACAAAAAAACCACTAATGTAAGTAACAATTACATTCAAGACTTTCTTAGAACTGTAGCTAGATGTTTTTGCTGTTTTGATGACAGCACATTTGTAAGCAGGGCTGTATGAACCTTTATGTGCCGTTTTAAAATCGTAATGCTTTTAAAGACAGATGTGTAATGTGTCCATGCTGATTGGCAGACAGCTTAATAGAAGATAATTaggaaaagggggggggggggattagtGAAGGATTTTTGTGGATCTAAAGGAAGTGGAGTGCTTTGGCTCTGTCTGTGTGGCAACTAACTGTCCCACTCACAGCCCTGTTGTTTCCAATTTCAGGGACGTCTGCCAGTGAAATGGATGGCACCAGAAGCCTTGTTTGACAGAGTCTACACACACCAGAGTGATGTGTAAGTCTGACTAATCATTGCAGCTATGCCAAAGAATCAGCTGAGCAGGGTTCCCCCTTCAAGGAATGTCAGCCCGTTCAGATTAACCAGAATGCATCAGTACATTTGAATCGTGATGGTGGATGTTTTTAATGACTAATAAATTTGTCATAATGGCTAAAAATGTAATCAGGAAGATGATTGAAATAGTACAGTTCAAGCTGATTACCTTACATGGTATGCTGACATTTTTGATCTCTTGCTTCCTCAGTTGGTCTTTCGGGGTTTTGATGTGGGAGATTTTCACTTTGGGAGGATCACCATACCCTGGGATACCAGTAGAGGAGCTTTTTAAGCTGCTGAAGGAAGGTCATCGAATGGACAAACCTTCTAACTGCACCCATGAACTGTAAGCATCAATGTGTTCacccaataattttttttatattttcagtccTCAA harbors:
- the LOC113070110 gene encoding fibroblast growth factor receptor 4-like isoform X2, giving the protein MLSIFKVFITICLTELVFSRSITSGEVQAKDIRVSRPMLIPGFPENATVLVGGHVKLVCKLSFNKNLASTRLQWFKKDSNHLGPDGSPLLTALTPLLENLSKINILPLVNVSVEDAGEYVCKVEDSVGQTTRSAWVKVLSVSEKPTEETSEHLLLELGDVLKLRCDTNHPGTVQWFKGGVRVQHNTRIQIRAAVMEIADVTYEDSGVYVCILRGTKEALRNFTITVADAAGSGDDDEDNGLEDAGPETENDQVYISRAPYWTHTQRMEKKLYAVPAGNTVKFRCPATGSPLPTIRWLKNGREFRGEHRIGGIKLRHQHWSLVMESVVPSDRGNYSCVLENKYGSITHTYLLDVLERSPHRPILQAGLPKNTTAVVGGDAQFLCKVYSDAQPHIQWLKHIEMNGSRYGPDGIPYVKIVKTGSLNMSEVEVLYLTNITMEDAGEYTCLAGNSIGFSHQSAWLTVLSEEDVTKEMDLMEAKYTDIIIYASGFLALVMAIVIVVLCRMQVHPSQEPFDTLPVQKLSKFPLRRQYSVESNSSGKSSASLMRVARLSSSCSPMLAGVMEFELPYDPDWEFPRENLTLGKPLGEGCFGQVVRAEAYGINKESQDQVATVAVKMLKDDATDKDLADLISEMELMKVMEKHKNIINLLGVCTQDGPLYVLVEYASKGSLREYLRARRPPGMDYTFDVTKVPEEQLTFKDLVSCAYQVARGMEYLASRRCIHRDLAARNVLVTEDNVMKIADFGLARGVHQIDYYKKTTNGRLPVKWMAPEALFDRVYTHQSDVWSFGVLMWEIFTLGGSPYPGIPVEELFKLLKEGHRMDKPSNCTHELYMKMRECWHAVPTQRPTFKQLVEELDRVLVSISDEYLDLSTPFEQYSPSCEDTSSSCSSDNDSVFTHDAMSTDPCLIGYHDVFSQMDLKITMR
- the LOC113070110 gene encoding fibroblast growth factor receptor 4-like isoform X1; amino-acid sequence: MLSIFKVFITICLTELVFSRSITSGEVQAKDIRVSRPMLIPGFPENATVLVGGHVKLVCKLSFNKNLASTRLQWFKKDSNHLGPDGSPLLTALTPLLENLSKINILPLVNVSVEDAGEYVCKVEDSVGQTTRSAWVKVLSEVSEKPTEETSEHLLLELGDVLKLRCDTNHPGTVQWFKGGVRVQHNTRIQIRAAVMEIADVTYEDSGVYVCILRGTKEALRNFTITVADAAGSGDDDEDNGLEDAGPETENDQVYISRAPYWTHTQRMEKKLYAVPAGNTVKFRCPATGSPLPTIRWLKNGREFRGEHRIGGIKLRHQHWSLVMESVVPSDRGNYSCVLENKYGSITHTYLLDVLERSPHRPILQAGLPKNTTAVVGGDAQFLCKVYSDAQPHIQWLKHIEMNGSRYGPDGIPYVKIVKTGSLNMSEVEVLYLTNITMEDAGEYTCLAGNSIGFSHQSAWLTVLSEEDVTKEMDLMEAKYTDIIIYASGFLALVMAIVIVVLCRMQVHPSQEPFDTLPVQKLSKFPLRRQYSVESNSSGKSSASLMRVARLSSSCSPMLAGVMEFELPYDPDWEFPRENLTLGKPLGEGCFGQVVRAEAYGINKESQDQVATVAVKMLKDDATDKDLADLISEMELMKVMEKHKNIINLLGVCTQDGPLYVLVEYASKGSLREYLRARRPPGMDYTFDVTKVPEEQLTFKDLVSCAYQVARGMEYLASRRCIHRDLAARNVLVTEDNVMKIADFGLARGVHQIDYYKKTTNGRLPVKWMAPEALFDRVYTHQSDVWSFGVLMWEIFTLGGSPYPGIPVEELFKLLKEGHRMDKPSNCTHELYMKMRECWHAVPTQRPTFKQLVEELDRVLVSISDEYLDLSTPFEQYSPSCEDTSSSCSSDNDSVFTHDAMSTDPCLIGYHDVFSQMDLKITMR